The Meles meles chromosome 12, mMelMel3.1 paternal haplotype, whole genome shotgun sequence genomic sequence ttgcttatttgaatAAACCAAATGAGGCAGGCAGGGAAAACTCCTTCCGGCAATGGCTTTTAAAAGATCAGTCACCATTTTTGCAAGCATTTTCTGGGCTGTGAGGGAACTGTAATTAAGAGCGAGAACCCTAAATATCTTCAGGTTTATACCAATCTGCTTCATGCATCCATTTCGGGGCTTCCTCAGGGCTAACGAGCATGCGCATAAGCCCACAGAGATCTGGAAGCCTGGGTCCCCAGACCTGCTAATGACTCTGAATTCTTCAGGAAACTTTTGGGAATCCTCCCTGGTCTGAGGAAATTCTTTGACTATGGCCCCTTAGTTCAGTCTTTGACCAAGGAGTTTAAGATATCTGAGGAGGATCTCCTGCAACCTGGGGGAACCCATTCTGTGTGTTTGGTTTGGGAGCCCTGGCCTTCAAAATCTTGCCTAATGGGAACATTCCTCATAATGGCCATCGTAATTCTAGGTTGTATTCAGTAAAACTTTGTCATTGTAAATATCTACAGCTTCTGGACCACAGTTCTTAGACAACAAATAAGAAGTTGTGCCAACattgcttctcggccttttggctaagatcaagtgtagaagtTGTGCCAAAAGGTGGTGTGATCAACTCTTGGAACTACAGCTTTGGGTCTTCTGGAACCAAAGTAATATCCAAAGGGATGTGTTGTTGGCGTGGGGACTGTGTGGTGTTCTCTAGTGTATCTCACCACATGGAGACCTTCCTGAGGTTGGCGGGTAACCTAGTGTCAATCTAACCTGTTCTGTGACCAACTTCTGGGTGAAGTTGGGTGGCAAGCTTCCAACAGCTATTAGACGCTCAGCCCATGCCCACCAATCATACAGCTTTGGGCGTCCAAGATTCCCATTAGCAACAGCCTTTAACTACACAAAACACACTGGATCCAGGCCAGCTTACGTCACACCCAGTCTGACCCCAGTTGGCATGGGACTGGGGACAGGACTACACCATCGGATCCCAAACAAATGGAGAACTGTGGCGTGAACCACCAGCAACACAGAATTGGAGACTTGACCAAGGGCTGAGGATCCTGATCCGATGGGACTTCGGACTGGACTACCAGCAGTTTTCACCATGAAGTCAGTGACTGTCATCTAACGTGAGCTTGTGAAGCCAGTTAGGTCAGGAGCTTGACACAAAGAAAGCAGAGCTCAGAACGGGGAGGAACTTACCCATGGCCCTTGGGAACAACAAGAAAGAGAATGCGGTTTGTGGGTGCCATGCCTGTGTTTCTCGTGGCCCCCGAAGCTGTCAGAAGTGCCCTACAGATCCCATCACTGCCACCCAATCTGTTAAAATCCAAAATTCATCTGAATAAAATGTAAAGATCTTATTAGTTTTATTCAATAATTCATCAATCGGGCAATATCCTGTCTGGCAAACAGAAAGAAACTCCAAGAGCTATACCAAATGGAAGACATTCACGAGCAGAGAGAGActctgagcagagctgagctgtTTCAAGCAAAGTCACCTGAGTGTGAGGGGTTGGCGCGTGGGGGTGGGTGTCCACCAGGGATTATCTTGCTAGCACTGACCAGATTAATTCCAGACTGGCCGGCCTAAGATGCTACTCCTGAGAGAGGCTGAAACTGCCCAACAGTTTAGGTATCAAGTCTTGGTGTGGTGACATGGGTTTAGCACAAGTGACTCAATTTGGGGCCTGTTGCCTCTTTTTAAACAATACTCTGTAATTAAAAAATTCCTTTCTAAGGTGTTTCAGTTACTTCTGAAGAACTCCAGTGCTTATCAGTTGGTTAGTATGCCAACAGAAACTTGTACAGTCATACATAACTACAAAGTACTTAGAATCTAATTCATCCCTTAAGCTTCcgcatttaaaaggaaaaaaggcatgGGGAAGAGAATAAAGATGACAGAATTAGTCTGTCATTAGAATTAGTCTGGAACTCCAATGAAAAATGAATGGAGCTGTACCAGACTTCCTCTGGGCTCACCGCCACCAGCCACATTTCTTCAAAAATCGGATTCTAAATGTCCCATAATCTCCTTCAAATTTTGTTTTCGTGAAGTAGGAAatcaacatttccttaatgagtatgtaaaatttttcctctgaatgaggatttttttttaaactttagaacTATATGACTGAGAATCTCTTCAGTAAATTTTTAGTCTGTGAGAGGGAACAGTTAAAATGTCCTCTCATGGTTCACAGGTTTCCTTTTACGTTGACTGTAGTTTTTAATCAAAGAAGAGATGAGAGTCTTTTTCATAGGTCCTATAGGTTCCCTTCTCATTTTATCATCTATTTcaagtagaaaaattagaaatcttCATTTCTGAGCTTTTCTTAATTCCCTGGGAAAGGAAACTATGCTGGAGCAGGCAGTCCTGGCTTGAGGGAAACAGGAAGCCGCCCCAGGAGAGATCTAAGACACTGTCCGTCTCACTTCATAGAGACTACTTGAGTCTGAATGATTAGCACATTAAATGAGTCTGCTAAATAATGAGATTCTAAATGTTGGAACAGTTATATCCCAAACAGACAGGCAAACATGGTGGtatattttaaaagccaaatgtatttttaaaagatcatgctTACAATAAGTAAATTATGTAGTGATGGAACATCAAAAAAAGTTGATGAACAAAAGGCACATTCTAAGTGTTCAGGAGTAGAAAGAACAGAAGAgttcttttggtttggtttgaagtaggagaaaagggaaacaggtatgttaaaattatttttcaggtgAAGGTTTCTGTCAGTTGAAGCAGTTAACATTGGCTTCTTTCTCCCTGGTCCAAAGCAGTCTCTTCTTTCCTTGGCTTCTGAGAATGTGTTTAATCTTCCGCGGTATAGAAGTGATACATCAGAGCCACCACAAGCGCGGAGATGGCTGGGATCACCCAGTTGGTCCACCAGCTGGAAAGAAACAGCAATGATGCTTGCATGATGTTCGACGCACGGGACTCAAAACCTTTGCTCCTTCTAATTACCATGAAAATCACTGTGGCATGTCTGTATTACTTCTATAACCTGCCTGGACGAAACATCAACTCTGAGTTGCTAAAAGCAATGTGAGCACAACACATGCCCTAGTATACCAGCAAGGGCTCTAGCTTTGTAAGAAATTAATGATCCCCAACCCCAGGCCACTTACTCTATTTCTCTAAACTTACACAAAAAGCTATCAATCGCTCCCTCAACAGATGCTACCTACAAAAAGCGACTTACCTAAGGACACCAACTCTGGGTTCTGTATCACAGGTTCACAAAAGCGAATATTCCTTACAGGTTTATTCTACTTACATACgttaagaatttaaaatagctaaactgagaacaaaaaaatcaaggttCTCATCTTGGAAGAGCCATCAGCAAGCTCTACAACCAAGAGAAGCAGCACATCTTCCGGACTGTGAAGTTAAGGAGTTTGAGTCGTAGGATTATTAAGGTTGCTATGAGCACCACCGCGCTATGTTCCGTGATTCTGTTTTGAAAATCTAATCTTTACCCACACATAGTAGATTTACCACATGAAGAAACCGTGTGCCCAAACTACTGAATCTGTGGTTCATAGgtataaacacagaaaaatccCTAACTTACACTAGGACTTAACTTAACTAGGACTCTTTCAGTCCTAGTGCCTAGAATTTTTGATTGACTATAAAGGACAGATTACAGATCAAACCAGACACAAAACTAGAATGACCTTCAGTTTAGATATGAACCTACAGTTTCTTAGAAAACAATACAGGCTGTAGAAGGTGAATTAAGCtagataatatattttctgtCATAAACCTACTATCTAATACTCTTCAAACATCAACCCCTACAAAGACTGAGTTCAATAAAAAGATCTAAACTGCAAAAGGATTACAAATATCACTTTCATCTTGCTGGggttttcagttttcatttagaAGGAAACTGACCTGCCAACAAACATAGGGTGAAGGACTACGGCCTGAATGCAGGGAACGTACCAGAACCCCTGGTGCAGTTACGTCTGACAGGGGGAAATAAAATTGGCTTAAATGTGTGGTTTTGAGCTTGGAGCCAAATCTCTCTACGAGAGAGATATATGTGGTTATGCAAGATGATATGGTAGGGCTGCCACAAACGCTAACAGGATCTTGGACTGTGACACAGAAATCCAGTCCCTAGACCAAGTATTCATGTTACACTTAGAGGAATGCTGAGCCGAGGCTCAGGGAGAAATAATCACTACAATTTAAGAAACGGACCATATACTGAATGAGAGAGCACATTTGCCTGGACAGTAAAAGACTGTGTAGGCCAGAGGACGACCCTGGAGGAAAGGAGACCTAATCTGTTCAGTCTGCAGCTGGAGGGAGAGATTCGGGGTTGTTCTGAAGAGTGTCCAGAGGCTGAGCTCTCTGACGGTTGAGGAGGGGATGTCCTCAGTCATCTGGGTGCCAAGTGGAGAAGACCCTGGGCTGTACACTGAGAGGGGGTGCAGTGGGACCCTGAGTCCTCAGGTGGGGAAGAGCCCTAATCACACCCTGATTCCACTGGCCTTTTGATCGGTTTAAGAGAAAACGACGACATACCTGGAATTAGAATCAACAGTAGTAATGAGAGTTTCCTGGAACACAAGAGAAAAAGTGAACTTAAAGGGAACATCTGAACATTTATTCAATTGACtaagaacttcttttaaaataagatcaCAATACTCAGTACATTCTTCAAAACACATTGGAATGGAAAATTATAACAAACTTTTCACTAAAATGCCTAATTTCaccatttttagaagaaaaaaatttaagaatcatCTGTATTTAGATTACTTGCAAACATACCCTaggtaatttgaaaaaaatgttaataatgggCGACATAAAATATCTTCTACACAATACACATCTGAATAAtgtaaaattgaaaacagggatCATGTCCATGGGCACACAACCCCACGACTACCTTGAGGAAGAGAAgtttaattctttaaaagcaTGAATGAAACCGTCAGTAAAATCAGttatttcatttgaattttatatgaaGTAAAAATGTACCCAAGTTGTATAAAAGGCATGTcaaccagaaagagaaaaataagaaagaactgTCATTTAAATCAGCACACTGTGGACCACCACCTTTCTTGGCCTTCTCTAACTCTGACCAGACAGCTCTAAAAAGTGGAGGCCTCAGGAACTAACCTCACAGGATCACCGGCCAAGAAACCTCCAAATAAGGACAGCCTTTGTGTGTCCTGGGGTCTTTCACAGTTGGCCTATTTTGCCTTCCAGAACTTTCTGAGAGAAGTTCTGTCAGTACCATAAAAGTGAACTAATTTTGGctctaaaaaaatacacacttcCCCAAACAGATGAACAACTAAGGCCTGAGGGAAAATACACTTTTCTGGGCTTGAAAGCTAAGAAGCATTCTTTAGAAATTTCACACCAGCAAAAAGTATTAGTGCCTCAGAGGAAGGTAGCCGTAAGTAAGGTAGCTTCACCTGAGAGTTCGTCTCTGCAGTTTCCCAAAGCACAAGATAAGCCATTAGCAAAACAACCCACACTCCGCAGTGAGGCAAAGCTATAGAGAGCGAGCCAGCGCGTTAGAGAAACCCCATGAAAAGGCACAAAACTGTTAGGGAAGAGCAAGCAAACCAGTTAGGAGACCCACAAACCTGGAAATGTGGCCTTTAAGATTCCTGACACAGTAGGGGggaaaaataagtcatttaaaaagaaaacttcacacatttattatctttttaagcaATGTTAAATCTTAGTGACTACAAAAGTATTCATAGCTACTGcaagattatttttcaaattttgcatATATGAATAACAGTAACAAGGATTACCAGAAGTTACGGGTCTACACAAAATGATTACTCAGCTATTAGAAGACGTAATAAGTTCTGAAACTGGAGCACAAAGGCTCACTGAAAGTGAAACATTATTGACAATAGAAAGTTAAGCCCAGAATAGTAAACAATGCAAACACAGATCTGTTATTTTGTTATACCGAGCACGTGCATTTTACCAAACATGCTGACAACTCTGTGGAAACTAGGCTGGCCtatccttcctcccccttccatCGCTGCTCTTAGCATTAATGCTAAAACTGTTAGGGCACCATCACTGCCAGCAACAACAAAGATTATGTACATTTCTGAGTGTTTATTATCTGTTAGGCTCTTAACCCAGAGATGCCTGAGAGTTAAAGCAAGTTTGAATTATCACTTACCACACTGatgaaaaaggaaactgaaactgTCCTGCCCGTCCAATGGTCTGAGGGCCCCAAGCTGGGCCTCTGTGTGTAACTAACAAATATGTCAACAACCAACAGGCAGAAAAGACCATGGTTTTTTATTACAGCCTCTGCCACTTGTTCACTCTATGACTTCACTCTATGACTCTACGCTCAATTTCACATAGCAAAAATTAATAATTCCATCAGTACATGAGAagctatatataaaatcatgcaaAGCTCATCCAGTTTTTGTAAAGCAAAATCATCtcatttatacattcatctaCTTCAGCCTATTCCTTAATTGGAAGGCTTTCCTAAAAATATCCGGGACACTGACGCCTTGGAGTACAGAGCCTACAGAAAAGCTTAAGAGACTGCCCCGGCCGAACCTGGGACTGGTGCTAGCCGTGGTCCTGCAATGTGACCCCGAACAAGGTCAAAGCTTACAGCAACATCTGAGCTTCACTCTTACCTTCCCTGGAAGGTCTATGGATCCCACAGGGATATCATAAGGCCCAAATAAAGTCACTTAAACTGCAATGATTtgaaaaccacaacaaaaaaagCTATTGATACTACTGATATCCTCCATGTAAGCAAATTTAATAgatataaatttgtttaaaaatgcatCATTTTTAGCTCCACAAAATACCTTATTTTGGCAACTAAACACCATGTTTTCCTTTGGGCAGGGTCAAGCTAATAATCTTTGTTGCTTCTTATTTCATAGTTCAACTAGATATTTTCAGGGGCAGCAATGAACAAATTCAGACCACAGCTTACATGTATCAGCCTGGAGACAGACAGATAGTTAtatggagatacacacacaccaaaagaAATACCTAAGGACACACTCTTCTGGCAAACTAAAAGTATAAGAAAGATAAACCCAAAAAAGtggtcatgtgtttttttttttcattgtatttgcTTATGTCCTCTAAAAAGACAGCAAGTTCTGGTCCTACTTCTGCGGATACAAGCAAAGTCACATGTGTTCGAAAAGAGTCTGTCTTTAAGAAATACAGCAGCATGGGAGGAGACCTGCTTACCAGCTCAGCTCTAATTTCTGTTTGTAGGCATCATTGTTTAGGATATGACTGGATCTATATTAAATCTAAGTTAATGTAATGAGCCTGATCAAATCCTTGTTTTATTATAGCTGAATGATTTGCAATAAGATTATTAACATATTGAACACCTAACGggaaaaatacatactttttccCTGACCTGACTGTGGAGAAAAAGCAAAATCTACCCGCATCACAGGATTTCAGTTACCCCAAAAGTAGCCTCAAAAAAGGTGCTAATATTGTATGACCCAACAGCAAGCACTCAGCAACTGTTACAGAGACAATTCGAACTCTGAAGTCCATTTTTTATCTTCCCAAGGTACTGAGATCACCAACACTGAACTTGTTGAATAGGGAAAGGagagaatataaatgaaattgcTTTGTAGGAAATAGCATTAATTAAGACTTATCCTGTATCATCTGGGGATGAAGGTAAATATGGCCTTTATGCTCTATTGGATTTACTGCTCTGATTTTGCTGTAGATTAAAGACAACGTCATGTCAACAGCAGCTAGTAAATGAGTTCACCAGGTCTACATACAAGCCCTTGCAGTCCCAATGTTGGGCTCTGATAAAAGCAAGAACaggaaccaaaaaagaaaaattattctctcattctgtggtTTAAGCAAAATGTTCCTCCATGGTCCTTTAATTACAGGCCAACAACTATTCTGTCTGCTTGTACTTGTCAGGGACTCTGGTTGTTGTCATCAATTCTTACTGTGGATTTATCTTCAAACGTTAAGTGAGAAGACCAGCGCAGAGAGAAGGGCTAGTGACCCAGGGGATAAAATTAATATCCCTtagaatatattttcctttcctaaGGAAAAATGCATCACAagttattatttcatttgattaacATTGAATTCATccaaaaatacttatttaacaCCTATTATGTCCCAGGGACAAGgagataaagaaaacatgggtAGTGTCCTCTAAGGCCTCTGCTCAGATTTCAAGTTCTCTGAAAATAAGGCTTGTGTCAAATTTTTGAGATCAGAAGCACAGTGCTTACTTATAAAAATAGCTCTTCAAGAGCTATCTACTGATACTTAGATGAAAAAATGGTGTACTGAGAGTCTTACAAAGAGAACACACAAGCTGTCCTAATGAAACAGGATGGCTGTTCTATGcacaaaatattttcctaagtTAACAGGTTACATGTTCATCTAACCTAGAGAGACCTATGCTGGCCTCATTCAGATAGCTAAACGACGCCTGCCCTGCAGTTTGACAGGTATGAAATACAGTGAAGATAGGCACAGCCACGGAGACACTGGAGATGACTTACCGAAGGCTTGGCTAACTTTGCTCTGTCAtcctgcaataaaaaaaaaaaaagggcacgtTGTAGAATGAAAGGACATTTACAAAAGTACCATGTCCAAGGGAGTCACTTTTatcgagatttttttttaaaaaacattgctgTTCAGTAACTAGCACTTTAGGTCCATCTATCTAGATTGCTCATTACGAAGTCTGATCCATCTGACTTGACTGCAAAAATTAATAGCTGATTAAGTGATTCTCAGTCTAGAGTTCCAAGTTTAGAACATCACCCGTGATAATCACATCTATGCACTTGTGCACGTACGCATTTACTAGACTTGGATTTTGATCTTCAATTCGGGGGCAACTGAGACCTAACTGGATCCTCCCCCAACACCCTCGGAAATGAGCGCaggtgtgtgtgtacctgtgcaTGCGACTGGGTGCGGCATCCTTAGCGAAACCCTGCACTCTCCCAGCTGCAGGGTTATACTTCTCTTAAACCTCTGGTTGAGATAGTCCAAACTAAGGTCACCTAGAGGTGACTACAGGGGATCACAGTTGGCAGATGGGGCGGAAACGCTGTAGTCACAGCCTGAAAACCCACCTCCTCTATACCCGCAAGTTTAGAAAGTTAAGAATAAGGATAGAATCAAACATTTTAAGGGAAACCCCTCTGGTTACCATAAAACTCAACTTTGGTCAAGTATGAAGACGACGATGAAAGTATGTGGGTGAATACACTCTCCAGCTAAGGAAAGCTCACTCCTTCCTTAGGGGGTAACCCTTACCCCTCCtaccaccaaacaaacaaacaaaaaacccgcCTCCCCATTCAATGGAAATTGCTCTAGAACAGATTTCCTGCTTTCAGACCTTCCATAAAGAGCCTTTAAGCTTTCCTTCCTTCATGGTTATTGcaagaaaaaaacttttcttggggggggggggagcaatgCTAAATTTCTTAGCTTGCTAATTGGTATACGGGAGCttatttgattaatattttatACAACACACCTATTATttgtatttacaaatattttataataaatgacaACATTAGAATTACTGGCAAGTATATTTGGCAattatatgtgatttttattataatgacAAAACTTTTCATATGGGTTTTGCTTTTCAGTGGTTTCTCAGCATGTGTACTTGGGCTAAGGCCACAGGCCCTCACTAGCCCCTTTCTAACATCACCACCCGCCTCTGGCTGGCTCCGGGTGAAGCAGCATGAGCAGGGAAGCCCGCATAACCGTGCTGAGGGACAGGTGCTCCCTAGAGGTAAGAACAGCCGCATGTCAGGCATAGGATTCACTATCTACTTAGAGAACTCCGCCACCTCTTCCCAAGAGTTCGGATACATTCCAGATAACTTCGGTTGACAGATTAGCAAAGTCTCATAAGGTCATTCAAAATTGTCACAGAAGGGCCTAAATTCATATTACAGCCCTGGGTTTATATAAAAGCTAGATTAGGCAGCATTTTCCCCAAGTCAGTTCAGGGACTGGCACCAAAGTTGAAGTTCTCAAAGATCTGGGATCAAGTGGGAAGAGTAAGGAGAATGTGTGGGTTTTACAGAAGACAGACTGGTTTAACATGGTTTAAAACCACAGAGTGGTTTAACAGAggtggtttaaaattttttaatcatttttttagaACTGAAATATTCTCAAATTATGACAGTAGAagggagtttctttttttttttttttaaagattttatttatttatttgacagagagagaggtcacaaataggcagaaggcaggcagagagagaggaggaagcaggctccctgcagagcagagagcccgatgcggggctcgatcccaggaccctgagatcatgacctgagccgaaggcaggggcttaatccactgagccacccaggcgcccctagaagggAGTTTCTtaacaaatgtttcttttttttttttttttaaagattttatttatttatttgatagacagagaccacaagtaggcagagaagcacacagagagagagaggaagggaagcaggctccctgcccagcagagagcccgatgcggggctcgatcccaagaccctgggatcatgacctgagccagaagcagaggctttaacccactgagccactcaggcgcccctcaagaaatgtttcttaaggggcgcctgggtggctcagctgttacatgcctgcctttggctcagattatgatcccagggtcttgggatcgaggcccgaatcgggctccctgctcagcgggaagcctgcttctccctctcccaccccctgcttgtgttgcctttcttgctgtgtctctctctgtcaaataaataaaatcttaaaaaaaaaaaacaaacagaaaaaaataaaaatttcttaaaatattttagttacaaaagaaaaaaaaaaaaagaaagaaaccagcaGGGTCAATGACCCCCACCTTCTAAAATATGTTGCTCCATGACACTTCATAGTCTGAGAGGCACTGGCCCTTAGCCTTGGGTTAGACGGTCCCGACTCTAAGTGACAGTGAAAACTGCAATCAGGGAAATACCAAGAAATTTCTGGTCGATTATTTATGACGAGAATGTTGTTATACAATCAGGaggaattgtttttatttcttcttcagtttcGTAAGATGCAAGTCTACAGTTTTGAGAGAGGTCAAGCCACAGCCTTCAAGAGAAGTGGGGTCCCCAATAAGGTACTCACCGGATGGAGCTCCCCAATGATGTATGTTTGGGACAGTTCTCTAGCGTCTGTAGAGTGTCCCACGTCCTCAAAATTCTCAGTAGCATCCCCTCCAGCTTGTTCCCTTAACACTTCTTCCCCACCAGGATGCTGTTTGAAGGAcagatacaaaaaataaatatgttttttccAGCTAAACCAGTTAAAAGGAAGTGGCCAGCTTCCTTAACCAAACAGGCTACTCTAGAAGTTGCAGATGCCGATGCGTGAGTACGATTCATCCAATATGTGGATGGAAAGAGCATACTTTCCTGTATTTAATTTCCCTCCTGAAAATTCATTAGAATCTTTCTCTGTAGTCAAGATGTTCATTCCCCCAGATCACCCTTACAGCTACAAAACCTTTAGACACGCATTTTTAATCCTTTGGGAATGTCCTCTTTGCTTTTCCGTAAAGCTCTCCAAATTGTTCTTCTTGACCTTCACCCAATCTATTTTTTCTGGAGTCCTATACCCTCCTCACCTTTGACTTCTTTGTTCTAGGTGTGGACTCATACTATTACACCTTAGATGGCAGCTGTGTGATAACTCATCTTGAAAAGCACCCTGCCTGTCTGCCAAGTGCAGGAAGCGCAGAGCCTGCTGGGCAGTAAGCACGTCCCCTGCTTCTAGCAGAACTCACTTTCTagtgggaagaa encodes the following:
- the LOC123953831 gene encoding cytochrome b5; this encodes MAEQSDQTVKYYTLEEIQKHNHSKSTWLILHHKVYDLTKFLEEHPGGEEVLREQAGGDATENFEDVGHSTDARELSQTYIIGELHPDDRAKLAKPSETLITTVDSNSSWWTNWVIPAISALVVALMYHFYTAED